One Methanomicrobia archaeon DNA segment encodes these proteins:
- the argJ gene encoding bifunctional ornithine acetyltransferase/N-acetylglutamate synthase, protein MEEINGGICAVKGVRAYGVREGSKGLALIEGEGSATGTFTTIKTQAAPVRFTKKQLELSGRVSAIIANSGCANSFTGEQGMRNADTMAALAASYLGVAKDTIAVSSTGPIGMQLDMDLIERQLEEVAEGLTSEVEGSTAAAKAIMTTDTFHKESAVRIATGDTEPVAIGGIAKGSGMISPHMTTATMLSFIYTDADLEGDVLSRSLQEAVDNSFNMTVVDGDMSTNDMVLLVATGKSGGKISEEDFKAGLTFVCQELAKQIARDGEGATKFIEVRVRGAPSDADARAAARAIVRSPLIKSAVFGERADLTCGRIIAAVGSAVTTEDIDLDGISISLKGAKGILAVDNGEFIDLSGVERDILKAKEIFVDVDLGTGGEAEATAWGCDLTCDYVKLNAAYH, encoded by the coding sequence CTGGAAGAAATAAACGGCGGAATTTGTGCTGTGAAGGGCGTAAGGGCGTATGGCGTAAGAGAGGGGAGCAAGGGTTTAGCGCTCATAGAGGGTGAAGGAAGCGCCACGGGCACGTTCACGACGATCAAGACGCAAGCAGCACCAGTGAGATTTACGAAAAAGCAGCTCGAGTTGTCAGGGCGGGTAAGTGCAATAATCGCCAATAGCGGCTGCGCAAATAGCTTTACCGGCGAGCAGGGGATGCGGAATGCGGATACAATGGCCGCGCTCGCTGCTTCATACTTGGGTGTGGCTAAAGACACGATTGCGGTTTCTTCTACCGGCCCCATTGGCATGCAGTTGGATATGGACTTGATAGAACGGCAGCTCGAAGAAGTTGCAGAGGGGCTGACATCCGAAGTCGAGGGCAGCACAGCCGCAGCGAAGGCCATCATGACCACGGATACCTTCCATAAAGAGTCTGCGGTCCGCATCGCTACCGGGGATACGGAACCGGTGGCAATAGGCGGAATCGCAAAAGGTTCAGGGATGATCTCGCCGCATATGACTACCGCGACCATGCTTTCGTTCATTTATACCGATGCTGATTTGGAGGGCGATGTGCTGAGCAGGAGTCTGCAAGAAGCCGTGGACAATTCGTTTAATATGACCGTGGTGGATGGCGACATGAGCACGAACGATATGGTTCTGCTGGTCGCGACGGGAAAAAGCGGCGGTAAGATAAGCGAGGAGGATTTCAAAGCGGGGTTGACGTTCGTCTGCCAGGAGCTTGCGAAGCAGATCGCGCGTGATGGCGAAGGGGCAACGAAGTTCATCGAAGTGCGGGTAAGAGGAGCGCCGTCCGACGCGGATGCACGAGCGGCAGCGCGTGCGATAGTCCGGTCACCGTTGATCAAAAGCGCGGTTTTTGGTGAACGTGCTGATCTTACGTGCGGTCGTATAATAGCGGCCGTCGGAAGCGCCGTTACCACCGAGGATATTGACCTGGATGGGATCTCAATAAGCCTGAAAGGTGCTAAGGGGATTTTAGCAGTGGATAACGGCGAATTTATAGATCTTTCCGGGGTGGAGCGTGACATACTGAAGGCGAAGGAGATCTTCGTCGACGTTGATCTGGGAACCGGCGGAGAGGCGGAAGCGACGGCGTGGGGGTGCGATTTAACCTGCGATTACGTCAAGCTAAACGCAGCCTATCATTAA
- a CDS encoding DUF559 domain-containing protein, with translation MRKYKLSWKYPIDPVTSVSITADGCYIAVGCSTNGTVYLLKNEGDRGDLVWGYGTGDASVNSVAVTPDGNYIAAGTQGSRPHLLNREGKHLWDDDREHGWAIFGSIALTPDGNYIVARDNNGFEKHGIYLFNKEGEVLWTYEICGSFDLFSGSVSITHDGASIAASGDNGKVYLLNGKGNLLRTYKTGFDRGIEDVAITPDGNYIAAGDKTAIYLLNKEGELLWRYKTGRITSNVSWKFTEVAITSDGNYIAAATTRDYGEYKLSLLKDGLLMWHYRFDIPVLPQNRGPPGRVVTAISPDGKYIVAGGSDKNVYLFQLLNEQEAINSGAQMDREQEKQSRFPIEIKGNTRSPIILGSIEDAFIRAKIGKCNLDIATLNSFGFDVGTIVEFEDGRRYLFERQYFGSPECVQVRELVRPRWKDTDLENKTEEYLIELGFKEHVDYEKQYGVSEYWIDFAFVNEKVAVEPGADYWHPKEKDKAKEKSLEDRGWEVLWFNEDAIHHGEEGVKRKIREVVMRRRG, from the coding sequence ATGCGTAAATACAAGCTTTCGTGGAAATATCCGATTGATCCGGTTACATCTGTCTCGATAACCGCAGATGGGTGTTATATAGCTGTCGGCTGTAGTACGAATGGCACCGTGTATCTACTAAAGAATGAAGGAGACAGAGGTGATCTAGTGTGGGGATATGGAACAGGCGATGCATCGGTTAACTCAGTCGCAGTAACACCGGATGGTAATTACATAGCCGCGGGAACCCAGGGTTCGAGACCTCATCTATTAAATAGAGAGGGAAAGCATCTGTGGGATGATGACAGGGAGCATGGCTGGGCCATTTTCGGTTCAATCGCGTTAACACCAGATGGGAATTATATAGTTGCCAGAGACAATAACGGCTTTGAAAAGCACGGCATTTATCTCTTCAACAAGGAAGGGGAGGTTCTATGGACGTATGAGATATGTGGATCGTTTGACCTTTTTTCAGGTTCGGTCTCAATAACTCATGACGGAGCCAGTATAGCTGCTAGTGGCGATAATGGAAAAGTCTACTTATTAAATGGCAAAGGAAACCTCTTGCGGACATATAAAACTGGTTTTGATAGAGGAATAGAAGATGTTGCAATAACACCGGATGGAAATTACATTGCCGCTGGGGATAAGACAGCTATTTATCTATTAAATAAAGAAGGAGAACTTTTATGGAGGTATAAAACAGGAAGAATCACATCGAACGTAAGCTGGAAATTCACAGAAGTCGCAATAACATCGGATGGAAATTACATTGCCGCAGCAACTACGCGAGATTATGGGGAATATAAGCTCAGTTTATTAAAGGATGGTTTGCTTATGTGGCACTATCGTTTTGATATTCCAGTTCTCCCTCAAAATAGGGGCCCACCCGGTAGGGTGGTTACTGCAATAAGCCCTGATGGAAAATACATAGTTGCTGGAGGTTCTGATAAAAATGTCTATCTATTTCAATTATTAAACGAGCAAGAGGCTATAAATAGCGGTGCACAAATGGACAGAGAACAGGAGAAACAATCAAGATTCCCTATAGAAATAAAAGGCAATACTAGATCTCCCATCATCCTTGGTTCCATAGAAGACGCGTTTATCCGTGCTAAAATTGGAAAATGCAACCTCGATATCGCAACACTCAATAGCTTTGGATTTGATGTAGGAACCATTGTAGAATTCGAAGATGGAAGAAGGTACCTCTTTGAACGTCAATATTTTGGTTCACCGGAATGTGTGCAGGTTAGAGAATTAGTGCGACCCAGATGGAAGGATACTGACCTAGAAAATAAAACCGAGGAGTATTTGATTGAACTTGGTTTTAAAGAGCATGTTGATTATGAAAAACAATACGGCGTTTCGGAATATTGGATAGATTTTGCTTTTGTAAATGAAAAAGTTGCGGTTGAGCCTGGCGCTGATTACTGGCATCCCAAGGAAAAAGACAAAGCTAAAGAAAAATCACTTGAGGATAGAGGATGGGAAGTGCTATGGTTTAACGAAGATGCTATCCATCATGGCGAAGAAGGAGTGAAAAGAAAAATACGAGAGGTTGTGATGAGAAGAAGGGGGTGA
- a CDS encoding fumarate hydratase C-terminal domain-containing protein encodes MKKKLVTPVREEEIKELRAGDIVYLSGDVYTARDKAHQRILENSGTDTEAELPIPKGAVLYHCGPLVQRTSAGDWEILAAGPTTSSRMDATTPEIIEKLQIRGIVGKGGMSSGTRTALQRYDCVYFAMTGGAAVLAAAHIKAVEAVYWEDLGLAEAVWHLRVEDFGPLVVSMDAHGKSLYEEITEAAENNVRASTINPL; translated from the coding sequence TTGAAGAAGAAATTAGTCACACCAGTGCGGGAAGAAGAAATAAAGGAGTTGCGAGCGGGCGACATCGTTTACCTCAGCGGTGACGTGTATACCGCACGCGATAAAGCGCATCAGCGCATCTTAGAAAACTCCGGCACCGATACGGAGGCGGAACTGCCGATTCCAAAAGGCGCGGTGCTGTACCACTGCGGACCGCTCGTGCAGAGGACGAGCGCTGGAGACTGGGAGATACTAGCCGCAGGCCCCACCACCAGTTCGCGCATGGACGCGACAACGCCTGAGATAATAGAGAAGCTGCAGATTCGTGGCATCGTAGGAAAAGGTGGAATGAGCAGTGGAACGAGAACCGCACTACAGCGATATGACTGCGTGTATTTCGCAATGACCGGTGGCGCGGCCGTTTTAGCCGCTGCGCACATCAAAGCGGTGGAAGCGGTATATTGGGAAGATCTTGGTCTGGCCGAGGCGGTTTGGCATCTCCGTGTCGAGGATTTCGGACCGCTTGTGGTCAGTATGGACGCCCACGGCAAGAGCTTATACGAGGAAATAACCGAAGCGGCAGAGAACAACGTCCGTGCTTCTACAATAAATCCTTTGTAA